The proteins below come from a single Larimichthys crocea isolate SSNF chromosome XIV, L_crocea_2.0, whole genome shotgun sequence genomic window:
- the rell1 gene encoding RELT-like protein 1, translating into MANTTLTQDPDPGKADTSGGANMAFILVPVFFLLGLLGVVICHVLKRKGYRCTTEAQEDGEEGCGEEAKDLEMGGDMNDTLSENNDTVGQIVHYIMKNEANSDALKAMVHENSIDSDGPPLTPTSPGTPTPPMTPVSPGAPPGAAKHTCSHLHTIGGMAGNKNICTRCSQKKWPLMRRPSARKAEQRRSQYGEVTVLAVGRFRVTKCEKPARERRTLLLTDTNGSVPTSPTEVEPKSRTTSESQQEQTDDLDKEKR; encoded by the exons ATGGCCAACACCACCCTGACGC AGGATCCTGATCCTGGAAAAGCTGATACATCCGGTGGAGCCAACATGGCGTTCATCCTGGtgcctgttttctttcttctgggCCTGTTGGGGGTTGTGATCTGCCACGTGTTGAAGAGAAAGGGCTACCGGTGCACCACCGAGGCCCAGGAGGACGGCGAGGAGGGATGCGGGGAAGAAGCAAAAGATCTTGAGATGGGCGGAG ACATGAACGACACCCTCAGTGAAAACAATGACACAGTGGGACAGATTGTCCACTACATCATGAAAAATGAAG cAAACTCGGACGCCCTCAAAGCCATGGTTCATGAAAACAGCATCGATTCTGATGG TCCCCCGCTCACCCCGACCTCTCCCGGCACCCCGACCCCCCCGATGACTCCCGTGTCGCCGGGTGCACCGCCAGGAGCCGCCAAGCACACCTGCAGCCACCTGCACACCATCGGCGGCATGGCCGGCAACAAGAACATCTGCACCCGCTGCAGCCAGAAGAAATGGCCGCTGATGAGGAGGCCGTCGGCCCGCAAGGCGGAGCAGCGGCGCAGCCAGTACGGAGAGGTCACGGTCCTGGCTGTGGGCAG GTTCCGGGTGACAAAGTGTGAAAAACCAGCCAGAGAGAGGCGAACTCTGCTTCTAACAGACACCAATGGGAGCGTCCCTACATCTCCCACAGAGGTAGAGCCAAAGAGCCGGACGACGTCCGAGTCCCAGCAG GAGCAGACGGACGACTTGGACAAAGAGAAACGATAG